The window TGCGGAAATAGTCTTCGTCGATGCCGCAGCGGACGAAGCCGCAGCGTTCGTAGAGGGCGATTTGCCCGAATCCCGAGTCGCCCGTACCGATTTCGAGCAGGCGGAACCCCGCCCGGCGGGCCGTCTCGACGGCGTGGGCCAGCAGGGCCGTGGCGATGCCCTGCCGCTGGCGGTCGGGCGCGACGGCGATGTTCACGATCTCGGCCGTGAAGGGCCGCGTGTGGATCAGCACGTACTGACCGACGATCCGGTCGCCGTCGCAGGCGGCGTAGCACGTCCCGCGGCCGATGTAGTCGGCCACCGAGGCTTCCACCTCGTCGGCCAGCGTCAGGAGTTCCCGCGAAGGGGTTTCGGTTTTGCGGATTTCCATGTCAGAAAAGGGTTAGGGCGCCCCGGAAGGTCGCCAGTACGACGATGTAACGCGCGGTTTTGCCCGCGAGCATCGCGGCGGCCGTCAGCCACACGTTGCTGCGCATCAGCCCCAGCACGATGGCGATGGCCTCGCCGATGGTGGGCAGGAAGGCGAAGAAGGCCATCAGCGCCCCGCGTCCGGAGAGGAATTTCCGCGCCCGGGCCAGCTGGCGCGTCGAGACCCCCAGCCGGGTGATCCACTCGGTCCGGCCCAGCGTGCCGATCCAGTAGCAGGTCATGCCGCCGAGGGTGTTGCCCAGCGCGGCCGCGGCGATGCACCCCGCGGGGTCGAGGCCCATGCTGACGAGCACCACCATCACCGCTTCGGAGCTGAACGGCAGGACGCTCCCGGCGATGAACGCCGAGAGGAAGAGGCCCCAATAGCCCCAGTCGATGAGAAATTCGGTGATCGCTTCCATACGCTTCGGGCGGACCCTGCGGCGGGCCCTGCGGACAAAGATAGCGTTTTTTTCGCTCGCTGCGTCTATGGGGTCCGGGTGCAGCGTGCGGCCGGGGCGAAAAATGCGGGGAGCGTTTGCGCGGATCGGGCGAATTTGGGTATCTTTACGGCATGAATTTCAACCGGCATATCACCCAGGCGGAGTTCTCCCCGCTGGCGGAGTTCCTCCGCGCGGAGGGAACCGAACGCCGCTTCGAGCGCGGCGAGCGTCTCGCCGCTCAGGGCGGGCGCAGCCATCGTGCGGGGCTCGTCGTGCAGGGGGCGTTCCGCTATCTGCATGCCGATGCCGCGGGCGGGGAGCATGTCGTCGGCTATGCCTTCGCCGGGGAGTTCGTCGGCGACTATATCTCGATGTGCGTCGATGCCCCCTCGCAGGTGACGATCGAGGCGATGTGCGGCGCCGCGGCGCTGGTCGTCACGGGCGGGCGGCTCGAAGCCTTCTACCGCACCGACGCCGCGCACGAACGGCTGGGCCGCACGATGGCCGAACACATGCTGGCCGAGGTCTACGAACGGCTGCTGGAGCGCTATGCCGCGTCG of the Alistipes senegalensis JC50 genome contains:
- a CDS encoding GNAT family N-acetyltransferase encodes the protein MEIRKTETPSRELLTLADEVEASVADYIGRGTCYAACDGDRIVGQYVLIHTRPFTAEIVNIAVAPDRQRQGIATALLAHAVETARRAGFRLLEIGTGDSGFGQIALYERCGFVRCGIDEDYFRKHSPVPIFENGVECRHMVRLRMELV
- a CDS encoding YqaA family protein, which gives rise to MEAITEFLIDWGYWGLFLSAFIAGSVLPFSSEAVMVVLVSMGLDPAGCIAAAALGNTLGGMTCYWIGTLGRTEWITRLGVSTRQLARARKFLSGRGALMAFFAFLPTIGEAIAIVLGLMRSNVWLTAAAMLAGKTARYIVVLATFRGALTLF
- a CDS encoding Crp/Fnr family transcriptional regulator encodes the protein MNFNRHITQAEFSPLAEFLRAEGTERRFERGERLAAQGGRSHRAGLVVQGAFRYLHADAAGGEHVVGYAFAGEFVGDYISMCVDAPSQVTIEAMCGAAALVVTGGRLEAFYRTDAAHERLGRTMAEHMLAEVYERLLERYAASPQQRYEALLERCPDLLQMVSLRELASYLGVRPETLSRIRGRIR